In Monodelphis domestica isolate mMonDom1 chromosome 4, mMonDom1.pri, whole genome shotgun sequence, one DNA window encodes the following:
- the FBXO40 gene encoding F-box only protein 40: MGRVQRPPPGQHRHCEKCFHRQCQVPIEPSISCLVISCRRLCGAAFHMCKEEEHELLCPLEQVPCLNSAYGCPLSMARHKLAKHLQVCPASVVCCSMEWNRWPNIDSETILHENIMKEPHSEECLDTALAIQDQKVLFGSLNMVELFPETREFTEEELEMDTDAILEEQGAVGGVDSHSLSVSGMSPNGEMVELSQQEREALAKDKEGMDLASFGKWENIFSKEHAASLLTNSSANPEGKSNKDAGRVQNSSQGNASEKGNDMEKEAQANQEEKDPYRNMETTGFAPWQDGVLERLKAAVDVKDYNMYLVHNGRMLIHFGQIPACTPKERDFVYGNLEAQEVKTVYTFKVPVSYCGKRARLGDAMMASRPSEHKATDTSDLGIDVEELPKSDLIKTTLLCAMERELKGHVISEARSIDGLFMDFATQTYNFEPEQFSSSTVLADLTSEVPPGLHVELQSECVTRRHNKSSSAFTFTCNKFFRRDEFPLHFKNVHSDIQSCLNGWFQHRCPLAYLGCTFVQSHFRPPGQRAKVIYSQKLRTFAIKPEVAPELGPRGNGQRLLTSLPLEILQYIAGFLDSVSLAQLSQVSVLMRNICATLLQERGMVLLEWKKKTYSHGGTGWRAHQKIWQFSSLFSRINSWQFNEVTSMSEHLKTCPFNIVEHRTDPVLLTSMCEQPEQARKSLVTTFRPRP, translated from the exons ATG GGCAGAGTCCAGAGACCTCCACCTGGACAGCACCGACATTGTGAGAAATGTTTCCATCGACAGTGTCAGGTTCCAATCGAGCCAAGTATCTCCTGCCTGGTGATCAGTTGCCGCCGGCTTTGTGGAGCAGCTTTTCACATGTGTAAAGAGGAAGAGCATGAGTTACTGTGTCCCCTAGAGCAGGTTCCTTGTCTCAACTCTGCTTATGGCTGTCCTCTCTCTATGGCCCGACATAAATTGGCGAAGCACCTTCAGGTGTGCCCAGCCAGCGTGGTCTGCTGCTCCATGGAGTGGAACCGTTGGCCAAATATAGACTCAGAAACGATTCTTCATGAGAATATTATGAAAGAGCCTCATAGCGAGGAATGTTTGGATACAGCTCTGGCCATCCAGGATCAAAAGGTCCTTTTTGGCTCCCTGAATATGGTAGAGCTTTTCCCAGAAACCAGAGAGTTCACTGAGGAGGAACTGGAAATGGACACTGATGCTATTTTGGAGGAACAAGGAGCAGTTGGGGGGGTGGACTCTCATTCTCTGTCAGTAAGTGGAATGTCACCTAATGGTGAGATGGTGGAGCTGAGCCAGCAAGAACGAGAGGCTTTGGCAAAAGACAAAGAAGGGATGGATCTGGCCAGTTTTGGGAAGTGGGAAAACATTTTCAGCAAAGAGCATGCAGCATCTCTGTTAACAAATTCATCAGCAAACCCTGAGGGCAAGAGTAATAAAGACGCAGGGAGAGTACAGAATTCCAGTCAGGGCAATGCTTCTGAGAAGGGCAATGAcatggagaaagaagcccaggcCAACCAAGAGGAGAAGGACCCATACAGAAATATGGAAACCACAGGATTTGCCCCTTGGCAAGATGGCGTACTGGAAAGACTGAAGGCAGCAGTTGATGTAAAAGACTATAATATGTACCTGGTGCATAATGGAAGAATGCTGATCCACTTTGGCCAGATTCCTGCTTGCACTCCTAAAGAAAGGGACTTTGTCTACGGCAACCTAGAGGCTCAGGAAGTCAAGACCGTTTATACCTTCAAAGTTCCGGTCAGCTACTGTGGAAAGAGGGCTCGACTTGGTGATGCAATGATGGCCAGTAGGCCAAGTGAACACAAGGCTACAGATACATCAGATTTGGGAATTGATGTAGAAGAACTACCAAAATCTGATCTAATCAAAACTACCCTTCTGTGTGCAATGGAAAGAGAGCTGAAGGGCCATGTAATCTCCGAAGCAAGGAGCATAGATGGACTCTTCATGGACTTTGCAACCCAGACCTACAACTTTGAGCCAGAACAGTTTTCCTCAAGTACAGTGTTGGCGGATCTCACTTCTGAAGTTCCCCCAGGTCTCCACGTGGAACTCCAAAGTGAGTGTGTAACCAGGAGACATAACAAGAGTAGCTCAGCTTTTACTTTTACATGCAACAAATTTTTTAGGAGGGATGAGTTCCCATTGCACTTCAAGAATGTCCACTCTGATATTCAGTCATGCCTCAATGGCTGGTTCCAGCATCGATGTCCCCTAGCCTACTTGGGGTGCACCTTTGTTCAGAGTCATTTCCGCCCTCCTGGGCAAAGAGCCAAAGTGATCTACAGTCAGAAACTCAGGACGTTTGCCATCAAGCCCGAGGTTGCTCCAGAACTGGGGCCCAGAGGGAATGGCCAGAGGTTGCTGACCAGCCTGCCCCTGGAGATACTGCAGTACATCGCTGGTTTCTTAGATAGTGTCAGCTTGGCTCAGCTGTCCCAGGTGTCTGTCCTCATGAGGAACATCTGTGCCACGCTCTTACAAGAGAGGGGGATGGTTCTCTTGGAGTGGAAGAAAAAGACCTATTCTCATGGGGGCACCGGCTGGAGAGCTCACCAGAAG